CCTTCGTGCAATACGAGCATCAGATGGCCGACAAGGATGTCGATACGATGCCGCGCTGGCACACCATCGTCGATGCGCGTTACCGCATGACGGTGATGTCGGATTCAGAATTTGGCGAATTGTACGACCTGCAGAACGATCCGGGTGAGTTCGACAATCTCTGGGATCGTCCGGACCACGCCCCGCTTAAGGCTAAGCTGATGGAGCGGCTGGTGCAGCTCGAGATCGAGCACACCGACACGGTTCCGTATCCAACGGGACGGGCGTGACTCTTTTTCCCTCTCCCCGCTTCAACGGGGAGAGGTGAAGAAAGAAAACTCAATCCGCCTTGAAGCCGGTCTCGTCGGCAATCTTGCGCCAGCGCTCCATCTGCGTCTTGATATCGGCCATCAGCTTCTCAGGCCCGGTGGCGCCGACCGCCTCCATGCCCTGAACGTCGAACTTGCTCTTCACATCCGGATCGGCATGCGCCTTCTTGGCGGCATCGATAAAGGCTTCGATGGCCGGCTGCGGCGTGCCTTTCTTCACCAGCAGGCCGAACCACACCATCGCGGTGAAATCGTCATAGCCAAGCTCCGCGAAGGTCGGCACGTCGGGCAGAAAGCGCGTGCGCTGCGGGCTGGTCACGGCAATCGCGTTGAGCTTGCCGGATTTGATGAACGGCATGGCATTGCCGAGCTGCATGAAGCCGAGCAACGCATGGCCCGCGACCATGTCGTTGGTCTGGGGACCGGAGCCCTTGTAGACGATGTGATTGAGGTCGAGGCCGAAGCGCGTGTTGAGCTGATGGCCGAGAAAAGCCGACGGCGTGCCCGGGCTGAACGACGCATAACCGAGTTTGCCTGGATTGGCCTTGACCCAGGCGACCAGCTCCTTGAGGTTTTTCGCCGGCACGCTCGGATGAGTGGCCAGAACAAGCGGCGCTTCCACGCCCTTCACGATCGGCACGAGATCGTCAATCGTCCAGCGCAGATTCTTGTAGATGACCGGATTGATCTCGGTCATCGCCTGGGTGCCGACCCACATCATCGTTCCGTCGGCCGGCTGATCGACGACATATTGGGTGGACAGGATGCCGCCCGCGCCGGGCTTGTTCTCGATGATGATGGTGCGGCCAAGCGTCTTCGACATGTGGTCGCCGACAATGCGCGCATAGGGGTCGAGAATCCCCCCGGCCACGGATCCGACGACAATCTTGATGATGCCGTTATCGGCCGGCTGAGCGGTCGCGCCGGATGGCGCAAGCGCCGCAAACGTTAAAGCACAAAAGGCCGCAACAAACCGTGCGCAGGCTGCGCGCATGCTATCCTCCCATATGGCGTCCCGCGCTTACTGCGCGCTTGTTGTCGTTTTCGACCGAGATTTCGGCCCCGGACCGCGCATGTAATGACGCTCCGGATGATATCTGTTCCGTCGATGACGCGAGAATTCGCGGAGCAACGCACGCAACGCCATACTGAAGCGCCGCAAACGGGGATACAAGATCAAGGACATCGCTCGGACACAGGGCATCCGGCGATGGAAATCGCACCTTCGCGGCTAAGTAAAATGAGCAATTTTTCGGGTGTCATAGCCAAATGGCTATGACCGCCCGGACAGGCCCTGTCAGGCCCGCATGATCTTGCTCTCGATCGGCGTCGTCTCGATGCACTGATGATCGGGACAGGCGGGCGCCTGCCAGATCGGACCGAGATCGACCACCTCGCTTTCGAGGCATTCGACCTCGAGCCGCAACGCGCCGCCGCCCGAGAATGACAGGGTGACGACACCGCCGGGCGCATCCGTTTCGGAAAATTCGATCGCCAGGAGATTGAGGAGCTGATCCTTGGCCGCGCAATCGAGACCGCGGCACTTGCAGGACGAAACACGATCAAAGCGCAGTGCCGCGCGCCGGCGCTGCCAGGCCGGACTTTCGGCCACCGCCGCTTCCCAATCGAAGCGGTTGAGCGCGATCACGACGCGGTTTTCATTCGGCCGCCAGAGCACTTCACCGATCCTGACCACCGCATCCTGAAGATGCGCAGACACGATTTCCAAGTCCTCGCGGTCGAGCGCGATGAGTTTCAACATATCCATGACACGGCCTTTTTGGGTCGGTCTTTAAGTGAATTTGCCCTGCAGGCTAGTTAGGCAAGCATTTCTTTGCCGCAAGGGGCAAAGGGCCCGCAGACCAGGTCGGAAGGAACGATATTATGGCGCGTTAACCGCGTTCGTCCAACAGCTTTTAGCCGCTGACCCGCTCGACCAGACCGCCACAGGCGCTGAGCTTTTCCTCAAGCCGCTCGAAACCGCGATCAAGATGGTAGACGCGGTTTACCACCGTCTCCCCCTCGGCCGCGAGCGCTGCAATCACCAGCGATACCGAGGCACGCAGATCGGTCGCCATCACCGGCGCACCACGCAAGCGGTCGACGCCCTCGATCATCGCCGACTGGCCATCGAGCGAGATCTTTGCGCCGAGCCGCGCCAGCTCCTGCACATGCATGAAACGGTTTTCAAAGATCGTTTCGGTGATCCGCGAGGTCCCCTTGGCCTTGGTCATCAGCGCCATCAATTGCGCCTGCATGTCGGTCGGGAAGCCGGGGAACGGCTCGGTCGTCACTTCAACGGGCTGCAGACCCGAGCCGTTGCGGGCAACGCGCACGCCCTCATTGGTTACGGTGACCTTGGCGCCGACTTGCTCCAGCACATCGAGCGTCGATTGCAGCAATTCCGGCCGCGCGCCCTGCAGCATCACATCGCCGCCGGTCATCGCCACCGCCATCGCATAGGTGCCGGTCTCGATGCGGTCGGGCACGACATTGTGCCTGGCCGGACCCAGCCGCGAGACGCCCTCGATCTCGATATGCGAGGTGCCGGCGCCGGCGATCTTCGCGCCCATCTTGATCAGGCAATCAGCGAGGTCCTTCACCTCTGGCTCCTGCGCAGCGTTGTCGATCACCGTCGTGCCTTGCGCCAGCGCGGCGGCCATGATCGCAACATGGGTGCCGCCGACGGTCACCTTGGGAAAATTGATCTCGCCGCCGCGCAATCCGTTCGGCGCCCGCGCCACCGCATAGCCGCTGTCGATATCGACCGTTGCGCCGAGTTGCTCCATGGCCATGATCAACAGATCGACCGGCCGCGTGCCGATGGCGCAGCCGCCCGGCAGCGACACCTTGGCTTCGCCCATGCGCGCAAGCAGCGGCGCAATGATCCAGAAGCTGGCCCGCATTTTCGAAACCAGTTCGTAGGGCGCGGTGGTGTCGACGATGCTCGCGGCGGAAATCTTCACGGTCTGGCCGGCATGCTCGCCGTCGCCCGCGCGCTTGCCCGACAGCATGACATCGACGCCGTGATTGTTCAGGATGCGCTGGAGTTGCACCACGTCGGCGAGGTGAGGCACGTTTTCCAGGATCAGCGTGTCTTCGGTGAGAAGACTGGCGATCATCAGCGGCAAGGTCGCGTTCTTGGCGCCGGAAATCGGAATCGTGCCTTCCAACGGCCGTCCGCCGGTAATCCGAATGCGATCCATGCGCCCCTCCAACCGATGACTGGACTGGCTGCGGCACCCGCAGCCGATTTAAACCTAGAGCATTTTAAACGTAGACCATGATGCCGCCCGAAAACCGCTTCGCAGTTTTCGGCATCATGCTCTGTCCTAGCCTACATCCTGCCCCTTGGGGGTGGAATATGGTCGAAATCGGCCTTCTTGATGTGGTTTACTTGATCAGTCCTTGACGCCCGCGCCCGAATTGGACGGATGCCGCGGGGCTTCGGCCGACGAGATAGCCTCCGATTCGGACGAACGCTCGCGCGCCTGCGCTTTCCGGCGCTTGAGGTTGTCTCTC
The genomic region above belongs to Pseudorhodoplanes sinuspersici and contains:
- a CDS encoding Bug family tripartite tricarboxylate transporter substrate binding protein, which translates into the protein MRAACARFVAAFCALTFAALAPSGATAQPADNGIIKIVVGSVAGGILDPYARIVGDHMSKTLGRTIIIENKPGAGGILSTQYVVDQPADGTMMWVGTQAMTEINPVIYKNLRWTIDDLVPIVKGVEAPLVLATHPSVPAKNLKELVAWVKANPGKLGYASFSPGTPSAFLGHQLNTRFGLDLNHIVYKGSGPQTNDMVAGHALLGFMQLGNAMPFIKSGKLNAIAVTSPQRTRFLPDVPTFAELGYDDFTAMVWFGLLVKKGTPQPAIEAFIDAAKKAHADPDVKSKFDVQGMEAVGATGPEKLMADIKTQMERWRKIADETGFKAD
- a CDS encoding DUF2948 family protein; this translates as MDMLKLIALDREDLEIVSAHLQDAVVRIGEVLWRPNENRVVIALNRFDWEAAVAESPAWQRRRAALRFDRVSSCKCRGLDCAAKDQLLNLLAIEFSETDAPGGVVTLSFSGGGALRLEVECLESEVVDLGPIWQAPACPDHQCIETTPIESKIMRA
- the murA gene encoding UDP-N-acetylglucosamine 1-carboxyvinyltransferase, which codes for MDRIRITGGRPLEGTIPISGAKNATLPLMIASLLTEDTLILENVPHLADVVQLQRILNNHGVDVMLSGKRAGDGEHAGQTVKISAASIVDTTAPYELVSKMRASFWIIAPLLARMGEAKVSLPGGCAIGTRPVDLLIMAMEQLGATVDIDSGYAVARAPNGLRGGEINFPKVTVGGTHVAIMAAALAQGTTVIDNAAQEPEVKDLADCLIKMGAKIAGAGTSHIEIEGVSRLGPARHNVVPDRIETGTYAMAVAMTGGDVMLQGARPELLQSTLDVLEQVGAKVTVTNEGVRVARNGSGLQPVEVTTEPFPGFPTDMQAQLMALMTKAKGTSRITETIFENRFMHVQELARLGAKISLDGQSAMIEGVDRLRGAPVMATDLRASVSLVIAALAAEGETVVNRVYHLDRGFERLEEKLSACGGLVERVSG